From a region of the Lactuca sativa cultivar Salinas chromosome 4, Lsat_Salinas_v11, whole genome shotgun sequence genome:
- the LOC128133740 gene encoding zinc finger protein BRUTUS-like: protein MGIVSTQVFVALLVDEYLFSAAALSNLALKQPTIIVVAIIAKGVLESDTKELIIYARANKKVIFPALDIRVKNVARTYSLEHEGESVIFDQLFTLLDSDMQNEESFRRELASCTCALQTSINQHMSKEEEQVFPLLVEKFSFEEQASLVWQFLCSIPINMMAEFLPWLSASVFSEERHEMRNYLCKVIP, encoded by the exons ATGGGAATTGTATCAACACAGGTTTTTGTGGCTTTATTGGTTGATGAATATTTGTTCAG TGCTGCTGCTTTATCCAATCTTGCCCTCAAACAGCCCACCATCATAGTTGTGGCTATTATAGCTAAAGGTGTTCTTGAATCTGACACCAAGGAATTGATCATATACGCAAGAGCAAATAAAAAG GTTATTTTTCCAGCTTTAGACATCCGTGTCAAGAACGTGGCTAGAACGTATTCTCTTGAACACGAGGGTGAAAGTGTCATCTTTGATCAACTATTCACATTACTGGATTCAGACATGCAAAATGAAGAAAGCTTTAGAAGAGAATTAGCATCCTGCACATGTGCCCTtcaaacatcaatcaatcaacacatGTCCAAAGAAGAAGAACAG GTGTTCCCCTTGCTCGTTGAGAAATTTTCATTTGAGGAACAAGCTTCGTTAGTTTGGCAATTTTTATGCAGCATTCCTATAAACATGATGGCAGAGTTTCTTCCATGGCTTTCAGCTTCTGTATTTTCTGAAGAACGCCATGAGATGCGTAATTATTTATGCAAAGTAATCCCATAA